CCGGCGGAAGACTGGCGCAGCCTCGTGGTCGCCGCCGATCACCTGCTCGGTGACCACGGGTCGGTCACCGCCTACGCCGCCGCGATCGGGCGTCCAATGCTGCGGTTGCCGGCACCCCGGCGAGTCACCGCGCCCGGATCGCCGCAGGATGTCGTCGCCACCGGTGCCAGCCGGCTGGATCCCCGCCGGCCGCTGCTCCCGCAGCTACGGTCCGCCCGTCCGGTCGACCACCGTGCGGTGACCGCGACACTGACCGCCCGCCCCGGCGACGCCGCGAACCTGATCGGCGCCACGATGTACCGCCTACTCCGGCTGAGCCGACCTGGACGACACCGGCGGGTCGAGCCGGTGCCACTCCCCCGGCCGGACCGGTGGGGGGCTGCCGCATGAGCCGGACCCATGTCGTCGTCGCACTGCTGGAGCCCGGACGACCGGCGTCCCGCGGGGTCGCGGTGGCGGACGTCCTGCTCACCTGGACAGGTCCGCACCGCGGTGCCCGACGCTGCGCACACCTGATGGCGGCCTACCCCGGCTCGGTGGTCACCGTGGCGGGCGAGCCGACCGGCCGGATCGTCGTGGGGATCCGCGACACCGGACAGGACGTCGTGCGTCTGTTCGTCACGCGAAGCCCGGGCCGTGGCGGCCGGACTCCGACCCGAGCGCTCCTGGAGCGGACCGGCCGTGTCCTGTACGCCCGTCGGGCCACCGGTCGGCCGCCCCGCCACGAACCGCTGGCAGGGCGGTCACTCCGCCCGTTCCGCACCCGCCTGACCGGCCCGATCGAGTCGGGTCGCCACGTCCCGGGCCCGGGGCGAGGCCAGCGACACGAACGCCGCCAACGCTTCCGTCAGATGCTGCCGGGCGGTGGCCACGTCCCCCCGTCGCTCGGCGATCTCACCAAGCAGGGTAAGGGCCTCCGCCCGTTCGTTGGCCGAGCCGAGTGCGGTCATCCGGTCGGCAGCGTCGGCGGCCGCACGCTCGGCCGCGTCGAGGTCACCGCCGCCCAGGTGGGCGCTGGCCAGGCCGATGGACACCCGGGCGGCGTTGTACGGATCGACTTCCCCGAGATCGGTGAAGATCTTCCTCGCCTCGGCCAGCAGCGATAGGGCTTCCTCCGTCCGACCCGACCGGGTCCGGAGGGCAGCAAGGTTGACACAGGTCAGGCCGACGCTACGCGGTTCGCCCAGCGCGCGGTTCTCCGCGAGGACGTCCACCAGCAGTCGGCCTGCCTCCTCCTCACGACCGGTCTCCAGGTAGAGCGACGCGAGCCCCTCTCGCGCGTCGATCCCGCCCCGCACGTCACCGGCCTCCCGGTACCGTTCCACAGCGGCCCGACCGTGCAGTTCCGCGTCGTCGTACGCCCCCACCCGCATGGACGCCCTGCTCAACCGCTTGAGCATGTCCGCCTCCGCCCAGATGTTCCCCCACGCCCGCGCCGCCGCCACACCCCTCCGGTCGACCTCGAGACGGAGCTGGTAGTTCTTCACGTAGAGCAGGAGCGGCCAGAGCGCGTCGGAGAGCAGCCACGCCAGCTCCGGATATCCGTTGTCGAGTGCGGCCCGTCCGGCCTGCACGAGGTTCGCCTGCTCCCGGGTAAGCCACGCGAGCGCCTCGGCCCGGTCGGTGAACTCTGGTACGACTCCGAGCGGCTGCCGAAACGTGTACGGCAGCCGACGCCGGTAGGGGGTGACGGCCTGGTCGGCGTTGCGGGCGGCGGCCAGGTAGTACTCGAGGATCGTGAGCAGTGCGGCCCGCCGGTCGACCGGGTCGTCCGACTTCTCGGCGGTCTCTCGCGCGTGCAGACGCAGCAGGTCGTGGAAGCGGAACCGCTCCTCGTCGATCTCCTCCAACAGACTCACTCCCAGCAACTCGCCCAACACGTCAAAGGTCACGGTGCGCGCCACTCGGTCCGCGCCGACCAACGCGGTGGCCAGTCCCGGCCCAAAGTCGTTGCCCGGATGCAGCGACAGCCGCCGGTAGAGGGCGGCGGCCTGCGGGCTGAGATCCCGGTAGGAGACGTCGAAGACCGTGCGGACCGGAACGTCGTCCGGACCGGCAAGTCGGGTCAACCGCTCGTTCTCGTCGGCGAGGTCCGCGACCATGGTGCGGACCGAGAGGAAGGGCCGGGCTGCCAGCCGACCGGCCGCCACGGTGAGCGCCAAGGGCAGGCCGCCGCACAGTTCCGCGAGTTCACCGGCGGATCGGCCCTCCCGGTCGATGCGGACGTCCCCGACGACCCGACTGAGCAGCCGCATCGAGTCGGCAGGCGGCAGCGGTCGCACGTCCACCATGCGGGCACCGTCGGCGACCAGACCGGTCAGTCGACGCCGACTCGTCACCAGCACGACCGAGGCGGACGTGGGCAGCAACGGCCTCACCTGTGCCGCCGAGTAGGCGTCGTCGAGCAGCAGGAGCAGGGGCGTGTCCGCAGTGACCGTCCGGTAGAGCGCGGTCCGCTCGGCGAGGGAGCCCGGGATCTGCTCCGACGCCAGCCCCAGCGCGCGCAGGAACGCACCCAGTGCGTCACCTGGGTCGAGTGGACCGGTCGCGCCGTACCCGCCGAGGTCGACGTAGAGCTGGCCACCTGGGAAGCCGGCCCGCACCTCGTGTGCCCACCACCGGGCCAGCGCCGACTTGCCCACCCCTGCCGGACCGCACAGCATCACCACGGACCCGGCATCGGTTCCGGTGAGCCGGCTCAGCGCGGCGATCTCTTGGGTTCGGCCAGCCAGGTGCGCCGGGCGCGGCGGCAGCTGTCGGGGCGCCGGCGGGGGTAACGGCCCGGTGTGGAGGTGCACCCCGCCATGGATGGCCGCCGACTGGACGACCGGACCGGTCACCGTCCCGGAGAGGTCGTTGCGTACCGCGGGTCGGGTCGTCCTGCGGTCGTCTCGGGCGTCATCCAATCTCCGGGCCCCTTCGCGGTCGGCGTACAGGTGGTCCGGTCAGAAGACGATGTCGCCGCTGATGTCGCGCGCCTGCACGACCTTTTCGGCAGTGCCGCTGAAGTCGTTCGTGACGTCACCCGGCGCGGCCGACAAGCGTGCCTGCACCGACCGCCACTCGGCCCGGACTGCCGCGTCGAAGGCAGGGTCGACCGCCATCGTCCTGGCCAGCGCGTCGGCCAACACGGCATGCCGGTCATAGTCGTCGGGGTTCACCACGGCGGCCTCCAGCGCCGCCGACTCCTCGGTCCCCTCCCCGAAGCGGGAGCGGACCATCCGGTACAGGGCACCGATGGCGTCCCGGCCACCGGAGAAGAGAACCTCCGCACCCTTGGCTGCCAGCGCGGTGGCGACGGCAAGGACAAGCTGATCCGGCATGAAGACCCCCACACGTCCACGGCTCGGTCGCGAAAGATCGCCGTGCATCGATCGCGTGACCGCCAGATTACCGTCCGGGATCAACAACGGAAACGGGAAGCAGAAGAGCGACAACCGGACGACAGGCAGACAGGCAGCCACCGCCACGACGCCCATGGGATCGGCTCCTGGTTATGCGTACTTTACATCCGTCAAAATCAGATAATTGACCAGAATAGATGCCTAAATGATCATCGACGGCACCCCGGCGATGCCCAGCCAAGGAGGTCGCCTAAGATCATCTTGACCCTCTTCAGGGGCTTGGCAGTCGCCAAGATTCCGAGATGCATCAATCGAGGAGCCACGTTGGCCCACGTGCACGCCGAGTTCGCCAACCTCACCTACGCACTCTCCGCCGGCTTCGATCTGGGCACAGAGTGGATGAAATGGGTGGCTGCCATAGCGGAAGCTCTCAGCTGACCGCGTGGAACGTGGAGATGCCCCCGGCGTCGCCGGGGGCATCTCCACGTTCCACGGCGTTCGACATGCCCAACGCCCCGGAACGGGCGAGGTAACGGGCTGCGAGAAAACATCTCGCTGCCGACCGGCGCGGCGCGCAACGCCGTCGACCGTCCAGTGGGATCTGACGGCCATGCAGCGGGCGCCGGGGAGGCGGCGGACTATCGGCCTCCCTGACGGGTGAAAGTCAAACACGACAAGCGCGGCGGCCTCACCGCCGCACTACGGATCGCCGCATCGAGGGCTGAACGGCTACCAGGCCGACTGGTAATCCGGAGGTGGCACCACACGCCGGTACGCCACACTGGCCGGCATGTCCGCACCGGTAAGCAGCGTCGCCGAAGTCTCCGATCTGGTACGCGCCGGCCGTACCCCCGAATTTTTGTTTTTCTGGGGTCACCGGCCACGGCGCGACGGCAGCGTCGGCCCCAGCTGCCTGAGCCAGTGGTGGCCGGCGTCGTTCACCGTCGACGGGCTGGCGTTCGCCACCGCCGAGCACTACATGATGTGGGCCAAGGCCATGCTCTTCGGCGACCACGCGATCGCCGGGAAGGTGCTCACGGTGGAGCACCCGAACGCGGCCAAGACCCTCGGCCGGCGGATCACCGGCTTCGACGAGCAGACCTGGCAGGAGCACCGGTTCGACATCGTGGTGGCCGGCAACCTCGCCAAGTTCGGCCAGCACCCCGACCTGGGGGCGTTCCTGCTCGGCACCCGGGATCGGGTGCTGGTCGAGGCGAGTCCGGTCGACCGGATCTGGGGCATCGGCCTGGCCGCCGACGACCCGGCCGCCGGTGATCCCGACCGGTGGCGCGGACCGAACCTGCTCGGCTTCGCGCTGATGCGGGTCCGCGCCACGCTACGGGAGCGCGCGGACCTCGGCAGGTAGCCACACTGCCGGAGCGGATGCCTCTTGCCGGCCGAGCTATCCCGGCCACCATCGGAAGCCCGACAGGAGGCTCTTCCCGGCCGGACGCCTCCACTAACGTCGATGTCCTCTATGGATCGGCGCCAACGGCAGCAGGGAGGATCCCGTGCTGACGCGTGACAGGGTGATCGCGGCGGGGGTCGCCGTGCTCTGCGGTCTCGGGGTGGCCGCCCCACCCGTACGGGCGGAAGTGGCCAGCACAGAGACCTCCGCCACCGTCGACACGGCGGACGCGCGGTTCCACGACCGGCCGATCGCCGACGCCGAGACCGCCCAGCGACTGGCCGACGAGTACTGGACGCCCGAGCGGATGCGGGCGGCGACCCCGCTGGACATGCCGGCCGGCGGCGAGGTCATGCCCGGGGAGGAGGCCGATCGTCCGGGTCGGATCGGGCCGCCCCGTACCGGCGCCGAACCGGCCGGCCCGCGCGCGGCCGCGCCCTCCGGCGGGGCGCAGACCCAGTCGGTCAACGCCTCGCCCGGGGTCGGCAAGGTGTTCTTCAGCAGCAAGGTCACCGGCGAGGACTTCCAGTGCTCGGCAGCGGCGGTGAACAACCCGACCGCGAACCTGGTGGCCACGGCGGGGCACTGCGTGCACCCCGGGGACGGCTCGAACAACTGGTACATCAACTGGGTCTACGTGCCGCTGTACAACGACGGCCCGACCCCCAAGCCGTACGGGACCTGGGCCGCCCGCACGTTCACCTCCGTGGAGGGGTGGACGAAGTGGAACTACCTCTGGTGGGATTTCGCCTTCGTCACCATGTACCCCCGTAACGGGCAGAAGCTGGTGCACCAGACCGGCGGCAACGGCATCAGCTTCAACCAGTCGAAGACGATCCCGATCCTCCTGCTCGGCTACCCGGGCCTGCCACCGTACGACGGCCAGATCCAGCACTACTGCCAGGGCACGATGCAGGTCGCCGGGGCGCAACGGGTAAAGCTGCCCTGCCCGATGAGCAAGGGTGCCAGTGGTGGACCGTTCCTCCGGCAGTACGACAACACACTCCGCTACGGGTTCGTGAACTCGGTGATCTCGTACCAGTTCTCCGGCAACCTCTACGGGCCGTACTTCGAAGAGGACGTCGCCGACATCTACGACTCGGTCAAGAACGTGCCGTGACCGCTGCCGCTGGCAGCCGTGACGTCGCCGCCGGCAGACCGGATCCCCGGTCTGCCGACGCACGCCGCGTAGCGGCCGGCGAGGGAAGCCGGTCCGCCGTCACCGTCCGCGCGGACCAGCCCGTCCGCTCACCGCGCCGGTTCAGGGTCTCCACCCCGGCTGATCCGCAGGGTCAGCACGTCGGTCCGGACGGTGAATTGCCCGTGGAACAGGGCCACCCCGCCGGACCCGTACCCGATCTGGGTCGCGGTGACCAGCGGATGT
The nucleotide sequence above comes from Micromonospora pallida. Encoded proteins:
- a CDS encoding tetratricopeptide repeat protein, which produces MDDARDDRRTTRPAVRNDLSGTVTGPVVQSAAIHGGVHLHTGPLPPPAPRQLPPRPAHLAGRTQEIAALSRLTGTDAGSVVMLCGPAGVGKSALARWWAHEVRAGFPGGQLYVDLGGYGATGPLDPGDALGAFLRALGLASEQIPGSLAERTALYRTVTADTPLLLLLDDAYSAAQVRPLLPTSASVVLVTSRRRLTGLVADGARMVDVRPLPPADSMRLLSRVVGDVRIDREGRSAGELAELCGGLPLALTVAAGRLAARPFLSVRTMVADLADENERLTRLAGPDDVPVRTVFDVSYRDLSPQAAALYRRLSLHPGNDFGPGLATALVGADRVARTVTFDVLGELLGVSLLEEIDEERFRFHDLLRLHARETAEKSDDPVDRRAALLTILEYYLAAARNADQAVTPYRRRLPYTFRQPLGVVPEFTDRAEALAWLTREQANLVQAGRAALDNGYPELAWLLSDALWPLLLYVKNYQLRLEVDRRGVAAARAWGNIWAEADMLKRLSRASMRVGAYDDAELHGRAAVERYREAGDVRGGIDAREGLASLYLETGREEEAGRLLVDVLAENRALGEPRSVGLTCVNLAALRTRSGRTEEALSLLAEARKIFTDLGEVDPYNAARVSIGLASAHLGGGDLDAAERAAADAADRMTALGSANERAEALTLLGEIAERRGDVATARQHLTEALAAFVSLASPRARDVATRLDRAGQAGAERAE
- a CDS encoding NADAR family protein, whose translation is MSAPVSSVAEVSDLVRAGRTPEFLFFWGHRPRRDGSVGPSCLSQWWPASFTVDGLAFATAEHYMMWAKAMLFGDHAIAGKVLTVEHPNAAKTLGRRITGFDEQTWQEHRFDIVVAGNLAKFGQHPDLGAFLLGTRDRVLVEASPVDRIWGIGLAADDPAAGDPDRWRGPNLLGFALMRVRATLRERADLGR
- a CDS encoding trypsin-like serine peptidase, which gives rise to MLTRDRVIAAGVAVLCGLGVAAPPVRAEVASTETSATVDTADARFHDRPIADAETAQRLADEYWTPERMRAATPLDMPAGGEVMPGEEADRPGRIGPPRTGAEPAGPRAAAPSGGAQTQSVNASPGVGKVFFSSKVTGEDFQCSAAAVNNPTANLVATAGHCVHPGDGSNNWYINWVYVPLYNDGPTPKPYGTWAARTFTSVEGWTKWNYLWWDFAFVTMYPRNGQKLVHQTGGNGISFNQSKTIPILLLGYPGLPPYDGQIQHYCQGTMQVAGAQRVKLPCPMSKGASGGPFLRQYDNTLRYGFVNSVISYQFSGNLYGPYFEEDVADIYDSVKNVP